From Desulfonatronum thioautotrophicum, the proteins below share one genomic window:
- a CDS encoding metallophosphoesterase family protein translates to MFSFIHAADIHLDSPLRGVEVPEEVVREEIRGATRRAFDNLVDLALREQVAFIVLAGDLFDGDWKDFNSGLYFTQRMARLREAGVQVFLVAGNHDAVSHVSKAMSLPDNVSVFSSRRAQTRRVDSLQVAIHGQGYAARAVSEDLSRAYPSPVEGFFNIGLLHTALTGREGHEPYAPCTVDGLRAKGYDYWALGHVHRREVVFSEDPWIVFPGNIQGRTIRETGAKGCTLVTVSDGRVSRVEHVDLDVLRWDLCRVDVSGLRGQEEILESIRDQLHAVLQGSDGRPVVTRLELHGATPMHQRIQAGPAHWEEALRTLAADLGGDDLYLEKVRLRTREHLDLGTLVQSNEALGGLVAGLQGLELDADGLRMLDPELEAFLNKLPTELLIGDDAFAPTDPSQWMEIREDVKNLLIAQLLKT, encoded by the coding sequence GTGTTCAGTTTTATCCATGCCGCGGATATTCATCTGGATAGCCCCTTACGGGGTGTGGAGGTGCCGGAAGAGGTGGTGCGGGAGGAAATCCGGGGGGCCACGCGCCGGGCGTTCGATAATCTGGTGGACCTGGCGCTGCGGGAGCAGGTGGCCTTCATTGTCCTGGCCGGTGACCTGTTTGACGGGGACTGGAAGGACTTCAACTCCGGATTGTACTTTACCCAGCGGATGGCCCGGTTGCGGGAGGCCGGGGTCCAGGTGTTTCTTGTCGCGGGCAACCATGACGCGGTCAGCCATGTCAGCAAAGCCATGAGCCTGCCGGACAATGTCAGCGTTTTTTCCTCCCGCAGGGCGCAAACACGCAGGGTGGATTCCCTGCAGGTGGCCATTCATGGCCAGGGGTACGCCGCGCGGGCCGTTTCCGAGGATTTGAGTCGGGCCTACCCGTCGCCGGTGGAGGGCTTTTTCAACATCGGCCTGTTGCATACCGCCCTGACCGGACGGGAGGGGCACGAGCCGTACGCTCCATGTACGGTGGATGGATTGCGGGCCAAGGGGTACGACTACTGGGCACTGGGCCATGTGCATCGGCGGGAAGTGGTTTTTTCGGAAGACCCCTGGATCGTTTTTCCTGGAAACATCCAGGGGCGGACGATCCGGGAAACCGGGGCCAAAGGCTGTACCCTGGTTACGGTCAGTGACGGACGGGTCAGCCGGGTGGAGCATGTGGATCTGGATGTGTTGCGCTGGGACCTGTGTCGCGTGGACGTGTCCGGATTGCGTGGGCAGGAGGAAATTCTGGAAAGCATCCGCGACCAGCTCCATGCTGTGTTGCAGGGCAGTGACGGTCGGCCGGTCGTGACTCGGTTGGAACTGCATGGTGCAACCCCGATGCATCAGCGGATACAAGCCGGCCCGGCGCACTGGGAGGAGGCGTTGCGCACGTTGGCCGCGGATCTGGGCGGGGATGATCTGTATTTGGAAAAAGTCCGTCTGCGCACCAGGGAACATCTGGATCTGGGCACGCTGGTCCAGAGTAATGAGGCGCTGGGTGGACTGGTTGCCGGCCTGCAAGGTCTGGAGCTGGATGCCGATGGGCTGCGGATGCTTGATCCGGAACTGGAGGCGTTTTTGAACAAGCTGCCCACGGAACTGCTCATCGGCGACGATGCTTTTGCCCCAACTGATCCGTCGCAGTGGATGGAAATCCGGGAAGATGTCAAAAATCTGCTGATCGCCCAACTGTTGAAGACGTAA
- a CDS encoding YhaN family protein, whose protein sequence is MKIHRLELAAYGHFTGHCLDFSSSKPGLHVVYGANEAGKSTALRAIRALLYGIEARTTDNFQHEYKNLLIGGTLQNRDGRELVFRRRKRNVGDLLDTDHQVIDQRVLDDFLHGIDESLFATLFGIDHETLVSGGKAILEQQGDVGQALFSAGVGLASLHGIISRLEQESAELFKFSGSKPELNQAIKRHAELKSALRSLCLAGSEWKKQKRAFDALSEQLAETERIRQSVRTDLERLQRLQRALPHMAKRDQLREVGMALADVAHLPGDFGMRVQQALEQNRGAAQKQQEALSRHARLEQRLVGSPVREDILDQAESIDALHKQLGMIHQARRDRPGLHADLLGMRTEAEILLAQAAPALSLDHRDEIKHLLTRRQTILGLGNRMTGLMAAVEQAQSFLQETATALETVEIALLQLPEIPDLDGLSTAVRLAQKAGDLDSRLRKLDMDALLLRQAAAADMARVGLWAGEPESLADRSLPTTESIDRFVDSFKEVADDQKAAAAQRLALQEDLDRVRHDIAVIEQTGTVVTEEELLRCRADRDQGWRLIRRVWLDGDDPQGEILAYAGNMGLPEAFEAGVQAADDAADHLRLAAERVHQFVSKRAEARKLQDQLARAESEAARLEAKQCQIEAQWWELWEPLDLRPRPPREMRVWLEQCLESRRKILEARKAMAEKVSVCDLRQGLLIRLASELRRLNRPYPETASKTAAETAPETAPENASDTGTEAYTDTGGELAPLLTFAEQHLASSKALQDQSARLEAERTRLVRAKTQADSNLADCKEKVAAWQQRWSEALAGFGLSMETSPDEAATVLDALGTGLAKINQADQYARRIADIDASVKQFETAVQALIDSITAPELEGLPMDQAVVKLQSLLKQASSQKTILEKQLADLESLDEDIRQARNSLETTEAQLAELRRMAKVEDNDGLQDARQRFEQWLSTRTELDRHEETLLEIAEGVALEDLEQQRTEVDPDTLPGRIESLRRQISTELEPRIRQLSEQKGEARSELQRMDGGDAAAAKETEIQIALARVRRLADRYIRVRLSALLLKQEVEQYRRKNQGPILTIASRYFAALTLNSFSGLRSDVDDKGSPVLVGVCADGSMKTVAEMSFGTRDQLYLALRLATLEWRLESHEPMPLIADDILINFDDQRTEATLRALADLGRHNQVILFTHHGWVVEKAKTLSRSDLGDDQASDLVRIHSLEAQTG, encoded by the coding sequence ATGAAAATTCATCGCCTGGAACTTGCGGCATATGGCCATTTTACGGGCCATTGTCTGGATTTTTCCTCATCAAAACCCGGACTTCATGTGGTTTACGGGGCCAACGAGGCCGGCAAAAGTACCGCACTGCGGGCTATTCGCGCCCTGCTTTACGGTATTGAAGCCAGAACCACGGACAATTTTCAGCATGAGTACAAAAACCTGTTGATTGGCGGAACGCTGCAAAACCGGGATGGCCGGGAACTGGTCTTTCGGCGGCGCAAGCGCAATGTGGGCGACCTGCTGGACACGGACCACCAGGTGATTGACCAGCGTGTTCTGGATGATTTTCTGCATGGAATTGATGAATCCCTGTTCGCCACCCTGTTCGGGATCGATCACGAAACACTGGTCTCCGGAGGCAAGGCCATACTGGAACAACAGGGAGACGTGGGCCAGGCCCTCTTTTCCGCCGGTGTCGGGCTGGCCTCGCTGCACGGGATCATATCCCGGTTGGAGCAGGAGAGCGCGGAGTTATTCAAGTTCAGTGGCAGCAAGCCGGAATTGAATCAGGCCATCAAGCGCCACGCGGAGCTGAAATCAGCGCTGCGCAGCCTTTGTCTGGCTGGCAGTGAATGGAAAAAACAAAAACGGGCCTTTGATGCGCTCTCGGAACAATTGGCCGAAACTGAGCGGATCAGGCAGTCCGTGCGCACCGATTTGGAGCGCCTGCAACGCTTGCAGCGCGCGTTGCCGCACATGGCCAAGCGGGATCAACTGCGGGAGGTTGGCATGGCATTGGCCGATGTCGCCCATCTCCCTGGTGATTTTGGGATGCGGGTGCAGCAGGCGTTGGAGCAGAACAGGGGGGCCGCGCAAAAGCAACAGGAAGCGCTGTCCCGGCATGCCCGCCTGGAGCAGCGTCTGGTTGGAAGCCCGGTTCGCGAGGACATCCTGGACCAGGCCGAGAGCATTGACGCCCTGCACAAGCAGCTGGGCATGATCCACCAGGCTCGCCGGGACCGCCCCGGTCTGCATGCCGATCTGCTCGGAATGCGGACCGAGGCGGAGATCCTGTTGGCCCAGGCCGCCCCGGCCCTGTCCCTGGACCATCGTGACGAAATCAAGCATTTGCTGACCCGACGCCAAACCATTCTCGGCCTGGGCAACCGGATGACCGGGTTGATGGCCGCTGTTGAGCAGGCCCAGAGTTTCCTCCAGGAGACGGCAACGGCTCTGGAAACCGTGGAAATCGCCTTGCTCCAGCTACCGGAGATCCCGGACTTGGACGGGTTGTCCACTGCCGTTCGTCTGGCTCAGAAAGCTGGAGATCTGGACAGCCGACTGCGCAAGCTGGACATGGATGCCCTGCTGCTCAGACAGGCGGCGGCCGCCGACATGGCCCGCGTCGGCCTGTGGGCCGGAGAGCCGGAGAGCCTTGCGGATCGTTCCTTGCCGACAACCGAGAGCATTGACCGGTTCGTGGATTCGTTCAAGGAGGTGGCCGACGACCAAAAGGCCGCGGCGGCGCAGCGCCTTGCCCTTCAGGAGGATCTGGACCGTGTGCGGCATGATATCGCGGTCATCGAGCAAACCGGTACGGTGGTCACCGAGGAGGAACTGCTTCGATGTCGGGCGGATCGCGACCAGGGCTGGCGGCTGATTCGCCGCGTCTGGCTGGACGGGGACGATCCCCAGGGAGAAATCCTTGCCTATGCCGGAAACATGGGTCTGCCCGAGGCTTTTGAAGCCGGGGTGCAGGCGGCTGATGACGCCGCGGACCATCTGCGCCTGGCGGCGGAACGGGTCCATCAGTTCGTCTCCAAACGGGCCGAAGCCCGCAAGTTGCAAGACCAGCTGGCCCGGGCGGAATCGGAAGCTGCCCGGCTTGAGGCAAAACAGTGCCAAATCGAGGCCCAGTGGTGGGAACTTTGGGAGCCTCTGGACCTGCGGCCGCGGCCTCCCCGGGAGATGCGGGTCTGGCTGGAGCAGTGTCTGGAGAGCCGTCGCAAGATCCTGGAAGCCCGGAAAGCAATGGCTGAAAAAGTTTCGGTTTGCGATCTGCGCCAGGGCCTGCTGATCCGTTTGGCGTCGGAACTGCGTCGACTGAACCGTCCTTACCCGGAGACTGCCTCAAAGACAGCAGCGGAAACAGCCCCGGAAACAGCCCCGGAGAATGCATCGGATACCGGCACGGAGGCTTACACGGATACCGGTGGAGAATTGGCCCCGCTGCTTACCTTTGCGGAGCAGCATCTGGCATCCAGCAAGGCACTGCAGGACCAATCCGCGCGCCTGGAAGCAGAGCGCACCCGGCTTGTCCGGGCCAAGACCCAGGCCGATTCAAACCTGGCCGATTGCAAGGAAAAGGTTGCCGCCTGGCAGCAGCGCTGGTCCGAAGCCCTGGCCGGGTTCGGATTGTCGATGGAGACCTCTCCGGACGAAGCGGCCACTGTCCTGGACGCCTTGGGCACCGGTCTGGCCAAAATCAATCAGGCCGATCAGTATGCCCGACGGATCGCGGACATAGATGCATCGGTGAAGCAGTTCGAGACTGCGGTCCAGGCCCTGATCGACTCCATTACAGCCCCTGAATTGGAGGGCCTGCCCATGGATCAGGCCGTGGTCAAACTCCAATCCCTGCTCAAGCAGGCCAGCTCGCAAAAGACGATACTGGAGAAACAGCTCGCTGATCTGGAAAGCCTGGATGAGGATATCCGCCAGGCCCGGAACAGCCTGGAAACCACCGAAGCGCAACTTGCCGAATTGCGTCGGATGGCCAAGGTGGAGGACAATGACGGGCTGCAGGATGCCCGACAACGTTTTGAGCAGTGGTTGAGCACACGCACCGAGCTGGACCGGCACGAAGAAACATTGCTGGAGATTGCCGAGGGAGTGGCTCTGGAAGATCTGGAGCAGCAACGCACCGAGGTGGACCCGGACACCCTGCCGGGACGCATTGAATCCTTGCGCAGACAAATCTCCACTGAACTTGAGCCACGGATCAGACAGCTCTCCGAGCAGAAAGGCGAGGCGCGCAGTGAATTGCAGCGTATGGACGGCGGTGACGCGGCTGCGGCCAAGGAAACGGAAATCCAGATCGCCCTGGCCAGAGTGCGCCGCTTGGCGGATCGATACATCCGCGTCCGGCTTTCCGCGCTTTTGCTCAAGCAGGAAGTCGAACAATATCGCCGGAAAAATCAAGGCCCGATCTTGACCATCGCCTCCCGCTATTTTGCCGCATTGACCTTGAATTCCTTTTCCGGACTGCGCTCGGATGTCGACGACAAGGGGAGCCCGGTCCTGGTGGGCGTCTGCGCGGACGGGAGCATGAAAACCGTCGCGGAGATGAGTTTCGGTACCCGGGACCAGCTCTATCTGGCGTTGCGCCTGGCAACACTCGAATGGCGACTGGAATCCCATGAGCCGATGCCCTTGATCGCCGACGACATCCTCATCAATTTTGACGATCAACGGACCGAGGCCACGCTGCGCGCCCTGGCCGATCTGGGCAGGCACAACCAGGTCATCCTCTTTACCCACCACGGCTGGGTTGTGGAAAAGGCCAAGACCCTGAGCCGCTCCGACCTGGGAGACGACCAGGCATCCGACCTTGTCCGCATTCACAGCCTGGAAGCCCAAACAGGCTGA
- a CDS encoding ABC transporter ATP-binding protein: protein MTDPDMPTNPPIIEARNLRKVFGKFTAVDDLSFRVEKGEFFGVLGPNGAGKTTAIRMIYGFSPLSAGSMRVFGHDIRQGWREIRSRLGVCQQENTLDPDLTVEQNLLVFAGYYALPRVVAGRRTRALLSYFALEHKKEAKVGDLSGGMARRLMLARALINEPELVILDEPTTGLDPQSRHQVWDKLRELRGRGLTMLLTTHYMEEAAWLCDRLIIVDHGKILVEGTPRALIREHAGDSVVEVETPSAALREFTRSQNLQHDDLGNRLIIYNTLGADLEHRLREAFCDQTCTFRQGSLEDVFLRLTGRGLRE from the coding sequence ATGACTGATCCGGACATGCCGACCAATCCACCAATCATAGAAGCCCGCAATCTACGCAAAGTATTCGGGAAATTCACCGCCGTGGACGATCTCAGCTTTCGTGTGGAAAAGGGAGAGTTTTTTGGAGTCCTTGGCCCCAACGGGGCGGGAAAGACCACAGCTATTCGGATGATTTACGGATTTTCCCCCCTTTCCGCCGGTTCCATGCGGGTTTTTGGTCACGACATTAGGCAAGGGTGGCGGGAAATTCGGTCCCGGTTGGGAGTTTGTCAGCAGGAGAACACCCTGGATCCGGATCTGACCGTGGAGCAGAATTTGCTGGTTTTTGCCGGGTATTATGCCCTGCCCAGGGTTGTTGCCGGACGGCGGACCCGGGCATTGCTCTCGTACTTTGCCCTGGAGCACAAGAAAGAAGCCAAAGTCGGTGATCTGTCCGGTGGCATGGCCCGGCGGCTGATGTTGGCCCGGGCCCTGATCAACGAGCCGGAACTGGTCATTCTGGATGAACCGACCACCGGGTTGGATCCGCAGTCCCGGCATCAGGTCTGGGACAAATTGCGGGAACTCCGGGGGCGGGGGCTGACCATGCTCCTGACCACCCATTACATGGAGGAGGCCGCATGGCTCTGCGATCGCCTGATCATCGTGGATCACGGCAAGATTCTCGTGGAGGGGACCCCCCGGGCGCTGATCCGGGAACATGCCGGGGATTCGGTGGTGGAAGTGGAAACGCCCTCAGCGGCGCTGCGGGAATTTACCCGGTCGCAGAATCTGCAGCATGACGATCTGGGCAACCGGCTGATCATCTACAATACCCTGGGAGCGGACCTGGAGCATCGGCTGCGGGAAGCGTTCTGCGACCAGACCTGCACGTTTCGCCAGGGATCCTTGGAAGACGTCTTTCTGCGCTTGACAGGAAGGGGGTTGCGGGAGTGA